Proteins from one Comamonas flocculans genomic window:
- a CDS encoding RcnB family protein, with protein MPAEKSTASLKPEAGMQRRALITGCVIAAIALAAGKVEAQPRHDRHDRRGHGRPAPHRPPRGPAVRHHGNAYRRWRRGERLPSQYRSRHYVVNNWRAHRLSRPPRGYHWVQYGADYVLVAIATGVIAQVILNQ; from the coding sequence GGCATGCAGCGGCGCGCCCTGATCACGGGTTGCGTCATTGCAGCCATCGCTCTGGCCGCAGGCAAGGTCGAAGCCCAGCCGCGACATGACCGGCACGACCGGCGCGGCCACGGCAGGCCCGCGCCCCACCGTCCGCCGCGCGGGCCCGCCGTCAGGCACCATGGCAACGCCTACCGCCGCTGGCGCAGGGGCGAGCGCCTGCCGTCGCAATACCGCTCGCGCCACTATGTGGTCAACAACTGGCGCGCCCACCGCCTGAGCCGCCCGCCGCGCGGCTACCACTGGGTGCAGTACGGCGCGGACTACGTGCTGGTGGCCATCGCCACGGGCGTGATCGCCCAGGTCATCCTGAACCAGTGA